tgtgtcctggcctgcgttcggatCCTGTTCACCCCCCTCCGtgacagaaaatataaaaaagaatgattgctggctggttggttggttggttgttgttgattggttagaaatgatgcacattataactaaactcaaattgaattctatttacATATGATGCAAAATCTTATTCTTAAGATAATCCAGagttttttcttgtgggtttttttaacctttaaatcttcctttaatttccccaacatcaattttatcaagcaaatctgacattacaagtgatcgtgtttcctgtatctcacaccctcgagtcatctccggctgcccaatcagatacgagtgcagcatttatcagtttaaaaaggaccagtcttctcttcactcagcccaaaacttggagcaagatgacatctgcaaagttgatcttctggctgatatgtttggagaaatttggtgaggatttcttttttgtttgtattttgtttatctatggcatcatttgcaaaattctagatttaaacattaaacggtgttcatttctaattgtattttgtttttagctcagacagctacaatggaattttctccatctttgaattggaagaccaattatatcttggtcaaacctggacagaacctgactttgccgtgtcttcacaaaagtgatgtttctaccaagatctcttggtttaaagaaactcgGGGAGTGAAGCCGATTCTGCTCTGTACATACTGGATATTAAGGAAACATTGTAACTCTGCTAATGACTCCAATCCACGTTTCCAACTACATGCTGGTAACAAAggaactaatctgacaataacagatttgaagttatcagactcagccacctattactgtgtaaatcagtatttatcagtatttgactttacagaaggtcataatgtcattgtagagggtttagggttgaccatagatcagtcagcatcacagtctatccaagcagaaggttctgtgacgctgaattgtacagtccatactgggtggacttgtgatggggatcacactgtttactggttcagaaactctggacaatctcaactgggactcatgtacagccatacaggtgggaataagcagtgtgagaggaaaaccaacacctgtttctacagcttctccatgaagaatgTGAACatttctcagactgggacctactattgtgctgttgcagcatgtggacacattctgtttggaaatggaaccaagctggtgtgtgggggtgagtgctctaattttgtgcagattattttctgtatattgtagaaataatttacatattatcTAGAAAAATATTAAGCCAgcatccagtaatttatttaattgtccataaaaaggttatcctaattagctctgttcagttggtttatatATAGTGTTTTATCGAAATATTTACCAGTtcaaacagatatggcctaaatatcccCCAATTCTGTTTACACAAAGCTTTCAGTatctaaaatgaggagaaattgtAACGTTTAAAGCCCGGTTTGAATTTTACATGGACACTGTGGTAGtcctttaaaaacataatatttgtggtcaaagtatcactttaactcattactttttatgtcagtataggttctgtttctatattgttactttataaaataatttgtgactggCGATGTCTATTGTCTtcctgaattacacagtaatgacatcataactagcttaatataagagaggacaaatttgttgaaatacttaaatgattatctgaaacggcatcgcggatatcacaatttctgatgcatctcgttacagatcaaggaaaccatcttgttttggtgtatttcctcagtgcggcctggatatttaccatcatcttagttgttttattatccatttcagtttttatgacaaagaggaaaaacagtcatcactctctgggtaactgatgtaatatattttgaagattcttaaaggtaaactgggaaaattactttaaaaaaatctcttcctgtgttttaaaacagactctcaatcaagagtccaagcttcatccagagcaaatgcagaggtggagacaattttgatttttaaaaaaaaaaaaaagtttatatgtataaataatccttatttacacacactaacttactctttatcacatatctccagggctaccaagaggaaaacaacctccattattcagctttgaggaacaaccagcccaacagatcaatgcagaacagacagaatgaatgtgtgtactctgctgtgaggctgtagatgtcttgttgtcattgcagctcaacacaggacctaattaagtattttgtatttactcataccgatttctacattttcaattgtatcatttatcagtCTCGATGAGacaaagttttcctaataaagttgttttttctggccatgtcgacaaatgatagattacctccatatatttatattcattttatgaagacaaagcttgtatcgtgctgttgcagtccttaatttgtgaagtcaaaagctcCAACAATcgttttcacaagcattcatatccatcggactattaagttgaccaaaacacccactggatgagacaaatgctccattatgtgatcatgaccatgtaaacagcagcaggcta
Above is a genomic segment from Takifugu rubripes unplaced genomic scaffold, fTakRub1.2, whole genome shotgun sequence containing:
- the LOC115248504 gene encoding uncharacterized protein; this translates as MTSAKLIFWLICLEKFAQTATMEFSPSLNWKTNYILVKPGQNLTLPCLHKSDVSTKISWFKETRGVKPILLCTYWILRKHCNSANDSNPRFQLHAGNKGTNLTITDLKLSDSATYYCVNQYLSVFDFTEGHNVIVEGLGLTIDQSASQSIQAEGSVTLNCTVHTGWTCDGDHTVYWFRNSGQSQLGLMYSHTGGNKQCERKTNTCFYSFSMKNVNISQTGTYYCAVAACGHILFGNGTKLVCGDQGNHLVLVYFLSAAWIFTIILVVLLSISVFMTKRKNSHHSLDSQSRVQASSRANAEGYQEENNLHYSALRNNQPNRSMQNRQNECVYSASR